ACAGCTTCAGCAGCAGCAGAGGTTATTCCCACTGCCACTCCGGCGCCTGAGCTTCTTTTACCGGAAGCAACTCCAGATCCATTACCCGGCAGCGTAATCCCGGGCAATGTATTGGACGGCGCGCAGCCTGCTCCTACAGCTACACCGTCTCCACAATCCGACACCAGCAAAGGCGGCGAATAAGATGCGCATCCGAAAAATAGCCAATACGATAATCTCCACACTGATTCTGATAGTGTTCCTGGTGCTGATCACAGCCGTTGTCATCTCCAAGGCCTCCGGCGGCGAGCCCTCCTTCTTCGGCTATCAGATCAAAACGGTATTATCCGGCTCCATGGAGCCCGGCATCCAGACCGGTTCCATTGTGGCCATTAAGCCGGGCGGGGATATGACCCGGTTCCATAAGGGCGATGTGATCACTTTTCTGAATCCCGATAATATCCTGATTACCCACCGCGTGGTCGATGCCGAGCTGAACAGTGCTCTGGGGGAAGCCAGCTACACCACCAAGGGCGACAATAATGATGCAGCCGACACCGCAGCCGTCAGTTCCACAAATGTGGTAGGTGAGTACACCGGCGTGACCGTCCCCTATGTGGGCTATGCCTTGAGCTTCGCAGTCTCCAAAGCCGGAAGCGTAGTGCTGATGATTGTTCCCGGACTGCTCCTGCTGCTCTACGCGCTGTATTCATCCTGGAAGGCTGTTGCGGCACTGGAAAAGAAGAATGCCTCCTCATCCGCAGCCAGCGCCGGCAGCCCGGATACTCTGACTGATCTCGTCCAATGATCAATTGTCCTCTCCCGTTTACGAAACGCGGAGCCACAATACAGCTTGCCGGAAGCACCGGCTATGCACTCAATAGACTCATTAAGAGAGGGATGAACAAATGAACGTCAAAAAAACATTAGGTCTCGGCGTTGTATCGGCAGCATTAGGCTTAACCCTGGTCGGCGGAGGTACCTTCGCTTACTTCAGCAGTACTTCGACTTCCTCAGCTTCTTTTAACAACGGAACCCTATCACTGCAATCTGATCCCTCCGTCATTGTGAATCTCAGCAATCTTAAGCCGGGCGACACGGTCTTACGGGACTTCAAACTCAAAAACGACGGGACGCTCAATATTCCCAAAGTGGTACTGCGCACCTCATCGGCCATTACAGACGCCCAGGGAGACAACGGCTCCCATAATTTCAAGGATGATATTATTGTGACCTTCCTCGTGAACAAAGATAAGAAGGAATCACCGCTCCTGGTCATCTCGCTGGCCGATCTGGAGCAGGAGAGTCCCGATCTGGTGGCCCGGGGAATTGTCGGAGCGATCTTAGGCGGAGAGAAGTCCGGCATCAAAGCCGGTACCTCGGATAACCTGACCATCCAGTTCGCCTTCAAGGAGACCCTCCAGCCGCAGAACTATTATCAGGGCGATACGCTTGCGCTGACTCTGAATTTTGAAGCTAACCAGGAAAAAGGCAGTCTCAAATAATTCCACAACAAAACAAACCATTCGAGGAGGAAATCAATCATGGGTATCAAAAAAACTTTGGGTCTTGGCGTAGCATCGGCAGCACTGGGTTTGTCTTTAATCGGCGGGGGCACCTTCGCTTACTTCAGTTCCACAGCTACAAGCACGGCAACCTTCGCAGCGGGTACGCTGAAGCTAGGCTCTTCCTTCAACACTCCGGTAGCTCTGACGAATCTGAAGCCGGGAGACTACACCGTCCGCACCTTCACCTTGTCCAATGACGGCACACTGGATATCAAATTCCTCAAGCTTGCCACCACTTACACCGTAACCGATGCCAAG
The sequence above is a segment of the Paenibacillus sp. FSL R7-0204 genome. Coding sequences within it:
- the sipW gene encoding signal peptidase I SipW; translation: MRIRKIANTIISTLILIVFLVLITAVVISKASGGEPSFFGYQIKTVLSGSMEPGIQTGSIVAIKPGGDMTRFHKGDVITFLNPDNILITHRVVDAELNSALGEASYTTKGDNNDAADTAAVSSTNVVGEYTGVTVPYVGYALSFAVSKAGSVVLMIVPGLLLLLYALYSSWKAVAALEKKNASSSAASAGSPDTLTDLVQ
- a CDS encoding TasA family protein — encoded protein: MNVKKTLGLGVVSAALGLTLVGGGTFAYFSSTSTSSASFNNGTLSLQSDPSVIVNLSNLKPGDTVLRDFKLKNDGTLNIPKVVLRTSSAITDAQGDNGSHNFKDDIIVTFLVNKDKKESPLLVISLADLEQESPDLVARGIVGAILGGEKSGIKAGTSDNLTIQFAFKETLQPQNYYQGDTLALTLNFEANQEKGSLK